The genomic segment ATTGTATAGCAAAAGTATTATTTAGcctattattaaataaataaattatttaaatttataagagaaaaaaaaaaatttaacaacgGCAGCTGCTTATCCACGTTTCTTTTATATAAGAGAGAAAACCTCATACGAAAACCTCCACAAATGAGACCACTTCTCACATCCGTCCAGATGACAAAACAACATTGACATATTTCTCATAACAGCTACATTGAAACGGTAACGGCGTCTCTTGGTGGTGAAAACTCAAGGAGACCAAAAATAATAATTCGCCTGCGAATAAACCTATTTATTATGCTAAATATGAAAGACTAGTAGGAGCAACGTCGATTTAGAAATCCAGATCATGACCAAGAAATCAAGTGCAAATCTTCAAGAAAGTGTTTTGGTAAGCTTGAGGAGTAGACTTGTTGAAATTACCACAATGACATCACATTTAGTTGGAATAACATAACAATATTGTGAATACAAACAACATTTACATGGCGACCTGTCTTTTATAGAATCGTTTGTACAATAAGTAAAAGTGAGACAAAGCAAATTCACAACTGATTTCTCACTTATGGAATTGAGTATTTAAAAAGAAACCGTTTGAAGCAATTTCCCAGTTACTCCGAGTGAACAGTCCAATACATCAGCCCGCTGCACGCACAAAATAAAGTTCCAGTTAATAGTCTAGCAGCGACAGTAAAACACGCAAAAGTGTAAAAGAAACCACATCAGCTGCTAAATCAGCACCTGCACTAGACATTCTTGATGACTCTGCCAATGACTCAAATACTCTTAGAATATTCAGTCAGGACCACAAGATGAGCAAATCACCTTTTTGTAACAAATTCTTGTTATTCAGAATATTTTCTGTTAGAGATTTATAGCAACGTGTACAGAGTCTATTGGACCCCATTTTGTAATTGTATATTCAcagaatattatatatatatacgattACTGTAGCAGTCTCAATTTGAGCTGCTTCTTCTCACTAAATTCAGTCTAAAATATCATTTTCTGCATATATTTTATCTAAAAGAGTATGCCTATTTTATCATGAAAGTGCATTTGATCAGTCAGAGCCAAGAAAGAGCGAGCGCTAGCAATGGCAGTGCAGGTGTGAGTGCCAACACACAAAAATACAGCAATCAAAAAGGGAGTTGAATATCATTAATAAATGTGGCTGTGGGTGTAGATAAAGCATTGAAAATTGTATTTAATTTCATATTTGAGACATAATAGAGGATATACAAGACAAATGCATCAACTACACCAGAAATTGATTGGCTCTAAAAAACAAAAACTAAGAAAGCACCATATGAACATcccaattatattatatataataaaaacaattaaaaacaaaaagTGAAAACCACTCATTCAAACCACAATAAGTTCCAAGAGAAATTTTTTGAACTGGTAAATAATAAAAAAggattaaaaaaaagaaaaagaggaagaaaatacGCCCCTGAATAATGTGGAAATACAGGAAGATAAGAGAGTTAAAGAAAAGCTGTTCTACCTGACCAACACAAACACACACTGCAAGACACCAGCTGTTCCTGTCCATACCGAAGGGCCAGTTTTCACAAGTGAATCTTGTATCAGAAGACCCACTGAAGCAGCGAGAGAAACAAAGGACACAACATATGCAAAGAACAGCCAAAGCTTCAACCTGtggtcataaaaaaattaaaaaattaccaTCCATCACATATGACAAGCAATTGGAGTCTTAGACAAACAAATAATTTGCATGAAATAGATAAGACACCAAAAACAATACAGTGGGAGCATTTTTCTTAGGAATAAAttattaacattatttatttggTAAGGGTCTAATCACCAAAAGTTTGCATATGCTCTTTGGGTAATAAAATTATTTGAGTGCAACTTTACCTAACTGCCAAGTCCAGTTCAAGAGAAATATATATCTTTTATAACTGTCGGTGTCCAGGCTTCACCCAACCCGACAGTTCCATTGGGAGACCTCCCAGTGGCCCCAAGATTTTTTACCCCAAGGGGAATCTGGTATGATAATGCTAGAATTAACAGTAAGGAATTTAGTAACCAAGCTCAATAATGCTCCTTAACAGCCTTTTCATTGAAAATACCCAGAATTCGAGAGCTGGGTTCTCTCCAAATACAATCTGATTTCTCAGTAAAGGAATGCACACTTTGCTCTACTTCTCTCCTCTATTTATACGAAGGCTTATCAATTCTACCGTGTTCCCCTTACACAATACAAAACCCCTTCTAACTAACTCTCCTCACTCCTACTCTCTGCTGACCTGTTATTCTTTCTGCCCTTACCCCTCCTAGCATAGACATACGTCAATGGTGGTCTAACATTACCCCCGACCCAAAGACGCACATTGTCCTCAAGGTGGAAGTCTGGAAATTGCTGCTGAACCGTTGCTAAATCCTCCCAGGAAGATTCGAACTCAGGTAGATGCAGCCATTTGATCAACACTTGCGGCTGTTCCGTATGTGTTCCCGGTCTCATGTCCAATAGCGCTTCTGGTTCGAGGAGCCACTCCAGTTCTTCTGTCAGTTTCTTGGGGAGGGTGGTAGCTGTTTGGTGCGGACCCAAAGCTAGTCtgagcatagacacatgaaaaaCAGTATGGACCCAAAACTTCATCACGCGCTTGCAGATTTTTTCTACAGCCGACACAATCGTTTGGCTACCTTCTAACCGAATTAAAGGTGGTGGATCTCTGTGGCACAACGCCTTGAATGGTGTCATTCCTGCTGCCGAATGATAAGACGTATTGTACCAATACTCTGCCCAAGCTAACCATTTTACCCACTGCGACAGCTTAGAGCTTACAAAGCAGCGTAAGTATGTCTCCAAGCACCTATTAAGTACCTTGGTCTAGCCATCCGTTTGTGGATGGTAGGCTGAGCTATGCTTGAGCATTGTCCCTTGTAACTTGAATAGTTCCTTCCAAAAAAGGCTCAGAAAAATTTTATCCCTATCCGAGACAATGGATCTTGGAATACCGTGTAACTTGACCACCTCCTTAACGAAAACTGCAGCGACCGTGGCGGCTATGTAAGGGTGCCGAAGAGGAACAAAATGCCCATACTTTGATAAGCGATCCACCACCACAAGAATCGAGTCAAAACCATTAGATTGTGGAAGACCCTCTATAAAATCCATTGAGATATCATCCCATACTTGGTCCGGTATTGGGAGTGGCTGTAGCAATCCGGCTGGCGATTGGGCCAAATACTTACTCTGCTGGCATATGTGACATTCAGCGACGAATTTCTGTATATCTCCCCTCATCCCGTGCCAATATAAATCAGCGGCTACTCGCTGAAATGTACGAAATGCCCCTGCGTGACCCCCCACATTACTGCAATGATACTCCATAGTAATAATGGTATAAATGGTGACGAGGAAGGAATAACCAACCGCCCTTTAAACTTTAGACAATCCTTAGCAAAAGAGTACCCTACGCAAGTTTTTCCTGCCTGAAGTTTCTGAATAATTTTGGACAGATTAGGATCAGTGGCTACATGGTGCTTCAAATCCGAAATTAAAATCATGTTGGGGATCGACAATGCTTGGCACTCCACCACCTGAGGTACCCTCGATAATGCATCGGCAAGCTTGTTTTCAAGGCCCGGTCTATACTGTACCTGAAAATCATAACCCAATAATTTCGTCAACCACTTTTGGTGCTCCGTTGCTACCATTCGCTGCTCAAGTAAGTAGCGTAAACTCCGTTGATCTATCCGAACAATAAATTGGCGGCCCAACAAGTAAGGGCGCCATTTTTGTATAGCTAACACCATTGCCATGAGCTCCCGCTCATTTACTGATTTACAGCGAGCCCGAGGAGAAAGTGCTTTGCTGAAATATGCTATAGGGCGCTGCCGTTGCATCAATACGGCCCCAAGGCCTGTACCCGAGGCGTCCGTTTCCACCACAAACAGGGCTGCGAAATTTGGCAGAGGCAAAACTGGGACTTCCCACATGGATCTCTTCAATGCTAGGAACGCGTCTTGTGCTTCCTTACTCCAGCCAAAAGCATCTTTCTTTAACTGGTCCGTTAACGGTCTTGCCAACTGCCCATAGCCTcttacaaacttcctataataactgGTAAGGCCGAGAAAACCCCTTAATTCTTTCAGATTTTTCGACGCTGGCCACCGTGACATTGCTGCCAGTTTCAGCGGGTCCACTGAAACTCCTTCCGCCGAGACAATGTGGCCCAAATATTCCAATTTGGACTGCGCAAACAAACACTTCTTTTTGTTGGCATAAAGTCGATGCTGGCTGAGGCGACTTAAGACTAAATCCAGGTGTTGTAAGTGAAGCTCCAGTGATGTGCTATAAATGAGTATATCGTCAAAAAAGACTAACACGAATTTTCTCAAAAACTCACGAAAGACGTCGTTCATCAAGGCTTGAAacgtggctggagcattggttaGGCCGAACGGCATTACCAAAAATTCGTAGTGCCCCTCGTGTGTACGGAAAGCCGTCTTTTCTATATCTCTTGCTGCCACTCTTATTTGGTGATATCCGGATTTAAGGTCCAATTTCAAAAAGACCTTCGCCCCATATAGTTCATCTAATAACTCGTCTATCACTGGAATAGGGAATTTGTCAGCGACCGTCTTGCGGTTCAAGGCTCTATAATCAACACAAAATCTCCCGCTGCCGTCTTTCTTTTTTACGAGGAGTACCGGGCTCGAAAAAGGGCTCGTGCTGGGCTGTACTATTCCTGCCTGTAACATTTCAGTCAACAACTTCTCTATCTCATCCTTTTGTATCTGTGCGTATCGGTACTGTCTAACCGATATTGGACTCGACCCCTCCTTCATCGTGATATGGTGCTCATTAGAATGCGGAGGAGGCAACCCTCTCGGCATGTGGATAACCGAATCATGCTTCTGTAAGATATCCTCAACTTCGGGCAACGTAGTTGTAGACAAGTTCTCGGTATTGGCTGCCAATGCCCCAAACTGAATCCAGTATCCTTGTCCTTCTTGTTGAACCGAGTGAATCAAGGCTTTCAGGGAGATTTGTGATTTGCACAAACTGGGGTCCCCCTGTAATGTTACCCACGACCCCCCTACTTCGAATTTCATCACCATTGTTCGCCAGTTGACCTGCATATTGCCCAACGTTCTCAGCCATTGAATGCCCAAAATTGCATCAGCACCCCCCCAATTCCAAAGGCAAGAAGTCTGTAACCGCCCGTAACGAACCTAAATCCAGCTCCACATTCGTACAAATGCCTTCTGTACGCACTCGGCCTCCTGTTCCCAACAATACTCCGTAAGCGGTTGTTGTTGTAATCGGTAGATGAACCGCCTGAGCCAACTCCTTCGACACAAAATTATGTGTGGCTCCACTATCAATGAGCACCGTTACTGGATGCTTGGCTATGGTGCCTGATATTTTCATTGTATGGGTTGATTTCCAACTAACGAATTCAGGGACAGCATCGCCAATTGCTCCTCTTGCATTGTTTCGTCACCGGATTCTGGGCTGGACGGGGCCGATTCTTGACTTTCAGATCCTTCTAAGTCATCGGCAACCAACATGACATGGAGTGCCTTCTGTTCGTACACATGCCCTCTGTGAAACTTCTTATCACAACGAAAACAAACTCCACGATTCTTCTTGTCTAGATATTCGGCTTCCGTCAATCGTCGCATGATCGGGGGGTTCGTTTGGGTTCCCGTTGTATGCCCTGTACTCGCCTTTGGTTGGTTAGAGTCGCCGAAGAAGATGGTGTGCGAACTCCTCGTCGAAGAGGGCTGGGGTGTGAACCTTGGTATCACGATTGGGCTCGGGGCAGCCCTAGCCATACCCCCTTTTTGGTGAAAGCCCAATCCAGTCAAATGATGACCCTCTTCAATCCTTTGGGCCATTTCCATGATGTGGGCCAGGCCCGATGGCTGCAGCACGTGTAAAGGGCCCTTGATCTCCTCTTTCAATCCCTTGATGAAACAGTCCTCCAGAACGTGTTCTGGAACTCCGACCACCCTCGACGCCAGTGCTTCCCACTGAATCCGGTAAGCCCTCACCGTCGTCTCCTGCTTGGCGGATAACAGCTCCTCCGTCGCCGACCCCACTGGAACCGACCGGAATCGCACCATCAGCAAATGTTTCAACAGAGCCCATGAAGTGATTGGGCGCCTGGAATGTTCCCACTGGAACCACGTGAGTGCATCCCCTTCCAACCCGATAATCACCGCCTCCAACATGTGAGCTTCTGTGAGACGATTCAACAGGAAGTAATGCTCCACGCGAAATACCCAGCCATCTGGGTTCTCACCCGAGAACAAGGGTAGTTCCATCCGCGGTGGCCTGAAATCCCGAGCTGTGTGTGGCTCCAATGGCGGTGTCGGATAGCTCGATGAAGGTGCCGGTGGTGAAGGCGTCGCCGACGGAGGACCCATCGGTTGATGCGATGACGAACTGTCTCCTTCAACTTCCTTCCCATGTCGATCCTCCGCCGCACTCATACCAACAGCTCCCATACGATTGGAAGATTGCAACAGCCGAGTGATATGGGTAATCAAGTACTCTACCTTCTTCTCCAGTTCTGGGATCCGCTGTGTATCAGCACATAATGCTTCCAATTCTTGCGGAAAGTGCTGCACCTGTGCTCGAATTTCCGACACCTTCTGCCGAAACTCCGATTGAACTTCCTCGATCTTCTCCTCCACCATTTCTATTTGAAAATTCGACTTAGGTCCCACAGTGGAtctgggctctgataccacttggtATGATAATGCTAGAATTAAGAGTAAGGAATTTAGTAACCAAGCTCAATAATGCTCCTCAACAGCCTTTTCATTGAAAATACCCAGAATTCGAGACCTGGGTTCTCTCCAAATACAATCTGATTTCTCAGTAAAGGAATGCACACTTTGCTCTACTTCTCTCCTCTATTTATACTAAGGCTTATCAATTCTACCGTGTTCCCCTTACACAATACAAATCCCCTTCTAACTAACTCTCCTCACTCCTACTCTCTGCTGACCTGTCATTCTTTCTGCCCTTAGCCCTCCTAGCATAGACATACGTCAATGATGGTCTAACAGAATCGAACCTGGGGCCATGTGCCTACCCTTACCGCTAGGCCAACCCCTTGGGGTTTGTTCGAGAGAAATATATTGAATTGTCTTGCCCGACAAGAAAAAGAATAGTGATCTTTTACATCGATACAAAATATGTTTATTTCATTATACTGTTCCATGGTGCATTTCAGTTTTACAAGGTAGTTTTCAAGTAACATTGGTTGACTGGTAAGAACATACATTCACACTAGTGTACTACAATTGTTCAAACCCAAATATACAAGGATCActattattttagaaaatgataaGAGGTCTCGTGATTATCTTAAATCaaaagctagaaccatcaaatcAATTGACAAGAAAATGGATCAGCACTTTTTGTCTTGAGCAATCTAATATTAGTTTAGTCCAATCATTGGAGAGAGCAAAACTTTGGTCCAGCCCAACAACCAGATTACAATAAACTTCTTGCCCTCTGACAAATTACCTTTTCCCAAGATCAAAGTTTTGAAAAACTATATTCCATAAATTGCAAGATTGCCCAGCACTAAGAAACATCGTAATATCACAACCCATACCCCCTATGCTGTACACAATAAGTCAGGCATATCAGATAGTATTAATTAAGAAATACCTGATTTTCCCTCCCATCTTTTAAGGTTTTGTCACTTTTCTGGGCGTTCTATTGAACAAGCTAGTAAAATACAATACCAGTATCTATACCTCTAATTCACCTGCTGCTAAACTTCTTCttcaatttctttttttttaataagaaacAGTTATTAATTAGTCCTAGCTGGGGTTCGAATCCCAAACCCATTACGCACACACATATCCAACCACTTGAACTAGCCTCAAGTGGCATTGTCCGGTAAAACATTGATCATCAAGAATTTGAAAATTTCACATTTTcctgttttttcttttttattcagAAGTACTTATGTATACATCTTTGTCAATGAGTTGATGTAAAAGAATGATTAAACGTTTGCAACTCATTAAGGAACTTTATTCTGTAACATTCCCCACCCTAAAGATGACCACTTTGCACCTCAGCAGAATAACAAACACATATGCTGAATACAGATTCGCATTAACATACATTCAGGTAAATAAATTGATAAAATCTATAAGCATGAGTACAATGTAGATATTAGCAATCTGAAAAGATGTCATGCCTGTAGTTCAATATAACATCAGTACAAGCCTTATTCTATCAGAACAGAAATTATGCATATCCAcccaaggaaaaaaaaaaaactcaaaacaataCAGCTTCTTTCTTGATATCCAGTTTTTCAAGGGTCTCCAAATGACAACAGAGTAAATGATCAGTTCCGCACAATGTGATATTTAACATTATCAGGACCACATTCCAATATCACCACATTTACTCCCTACTTCTGGCATGAACTAATGACTAATGAGATCGGCACTTCTGTTTTATTTCTTTGAATACTAATTTAGCAGAAACCCATTTGTTAAATTATCAAATAGTTTACTTTTTTATTGAAAAATAGCCATTTGGACCAAATGTCAGCCTCAATTTCTCCATAAGTTTCAAACGGTCTCATACAGATTCTAAGTTGATCTAGCAGTCGTTAATGTACATCACCCAGCAGAAAGCATCAATATCTCATCAGATCACACAACACTCATGAATATACTTCATAAGGTCTCATGTTTCTGAGCTTTCTAAGCACAAAAACATGACAAACCATTCAATCTGCAGTTAAATTCCCTAATACTAAAAACCCACAAATATTACTACTGAAAGCTAATTAAAAGTCCAAGCACTCCCCAACAAGAAATATATGTAATAAAGTAAGAGAGGTAAATTACATACCTCCACTCGCCTTCTTCGTAGGGAGAGTAATCAATGTCTTCTTTCCTAACACAATTGAACATCAAAGCAGCCAAAGACGCGAAAATGCCTACAAAAACCACCCATATCAATCACAGACCCAATCAAAACCCTAAGACCTAACACCGCATATATATAGCAAATAATAGGGGGGGGCAGAGAGTTGGAAAGGAAGCAGTCGAACCAGGGAGATAGTGGAGGAAGGAAACCTTGACGGAGCTGCAAACAACGGCGTCGATCCAAAACCACCAACCGGCCCCGAAGATAGCCCCAGATACACCTGGACCGAAAATTGCCCAGAGCTCCACCAAATCCATCTAGGGCCGCTTCGTTTGGCAGAAAATCTTCTTCTTAATTAGACTGTAAGGGTCGTGATAGACCTGACGTGATTTCTCAGA from the Humulus lupulus chromosome X, drHumLupu1.1, whole genome shotgun sequence genome contains:
- the LOC133803143 gene encoding uncharacterized protein LOC133803143 encodes the protein MDLVELWAIFGPGVSGAIFGAGWWFWIDAVVCSSVKVSFLHYLPGIFASLAALMFNCVRKEDIDYSPYEEGEWRLKLWLFFAYVVSFVSLAASVGLLIQDSLVKTGPSVWTGTAGVLQCVFVLVSGLMYWTVHSE